The Chitinophaga flava genome has a segment encoding these proteins:
- a CDS encoding amino acid permease, with amino-acid sequence MKKLLHLATLPTVFTLELTKTKEQPTEQKLKRGLQNRHIQLIALGGAIGTGLFLGIGSAAVLAGPSVILGYAMAGVIAFFIMRQLGEMVVEEPVSGSFSHFAYKYWGTFAGFASGWNYWILYILVSMSELTAIGVYVHFWWPEIPLWTTSLFFFIAINALNLSSVKVYGEAEFWFSIVKVAAIISMIVFGIYLLVSGSGGPQASVQNLWNDGGFFPKGLLDKDAQGNFQGLFAAIAMIMFSFGGLELIGITAAEADKPEKTIPKATNQVIYRILIFYVGALIILFSLSPWKNITTDSSPFVMVFESLKGFQFSLFGKTIYFTSLIANVLNLIVLTAALSVYNSCVYSNSRMLYGLAEQGNAPAFLSQLNKNHVPVKAILVSGLFAAICIVINKLIPEKALEVLMSLVVSTLIINWLMISVVHLKFKKHKKAEQVKTKFPSFIYPLSNYICLIFLIGILVLMWMTGMKLPVELIPCWVIFLYLCYLIVKKQKAARA; translated from the coding sequence TTGAAGAAATTACTACATCTTGCAACCTTACCCACCGTTTTTACCTTGGAACTGACAAAGACAAAAGAACAACCAACTGAGCAAAAGCTCAAAAGAGGACTACAAAACAGACATATTCAGCTGATTGCCCTGGGTGGTGCTATTGGTACCGGCCTGTTTCTGGGCATTGGCTCCGCAGCTGTACTGGCAGGACCTTCTGTTATTTTAGGTTATGCTATGGCTGGTGTGATTGCTTTCTTTATCATGCGCCAACTGGGCGAGATGGTAGTAGAAGAACCAGTGTCCGGCAGTTTCAGCCACTTTGCCTATAAATACTGGGGCACCTTCGCTGGCTTTGCCTCCGGCTGGAATTACTGGATATTGTATATCCTGGTAAGCATGTCTGAGTTAACAGCTATTGGTGTATATGTACATTTCTGGTGGCCCGAAATTCCGCTATGGACGACCAGCTTGTTCTTTTTTATTGCTATCAATGCGCTGAACCTCAGCTCTGTAAAGGTTTATGGAGAAGCAGAATTCTGGTTCTCTATCGTTAAGGTGGCAGCTATCATCTCCATGATTGTATTCGGTATCTACCTGCTGGTAAGTGGCAGCGGCGGCCCGCAGGCCAGCGTACAAAACCTCTGGAATGATGGTGGTTTCTTCCCTAAAGGGCTGCTGGACAAAGATGCGCAAGGCAATTTCCAGGGCCTGTTTGCAGCCATTGCCATGATCATGTTCTCCTTCGGTGGGCTGGAACTGATCGGTATTACCGCTGCAGAAGCAGATAAACCGGAAAAGACCATTCCCAAGGCTACCAACCAGGTAATATACCGCATCCTGATCTTTTACGTAGGTGCCCTCATCATCCTCTTCTCCCTGTCTCCCTGGAAAAACATTACCACAGACAGCAGTCCTTTTGTGATGGTATTTGAAAGCCTGAAAGGCTTCCAGTTCAGCCTTTTCGGCAAAACCATCTATTTCACCAGCCTGATCGCCAATGTGCTCAACCTGATTGTGCTCACTGCTGCACTATCTGTATACAACAGCTGCGTGTACAGCAACAGCCGTATGTTATACGGCCTTGCAGAACAAGGCAACGCACCCGCGTTTTTATCACAGCTCAATAAAAATCATGTGCCTGTAAAGGCTATCCTGGTATCCGGATTATTTGCAGCCATCTGCATCGTGATCAATAAACTGATCCCTGAAAAAGCCCTGGAAGTGCTGATGTCGCTGGTTGTTTCAACCCTGATCATCAATTGGCTGATGATCAGTGTAGTGCACCTTAAATTCAAAAAGCATAAAAAAGCGGAACAGGTAAAAACAAAATTCCCTTCTTTTATCTATCCTCTTTCCAACTATATCTGCCTCATATTCCTGATAGGCATCCTGGTGCTGATGTGGATGACAGGCATGAAACTCCCGGTAGAACTGATCCCTTGCTGGGTCATCTTCCTGTATCTCTGTTATCTGATAGTAAAAAAACAAAAAGCAGCCAGGGCTTAA
- a CDS encoding LamG-like jellyroll fold domain-containing protein, whose protein sequence is MKNVLLTIAISLAALTLSGQTPAYQQPFNQDTAWQTCPGVSGTALNLGSSVAVRKPVMLPAVLQQYEGSYTVQCWTKAAADNESYVLLSTTTSDDPKQTGWKIGVQANGAWYWEIRNGNTGYTYYPTPQRQSVRDGRWHQLTYSFDAAKQEAAFYLDGRQMAIYHIPGIPAANSPGPLYAGGIPGGDIAEWNTFNGALDELLIYKTVLSPQQVRSSYARYFTPQPEMTLQPGKQLTVMNYNIWHGGNETGKGTGPQRITDIIRQSGADIVSMQETYGSGEKIADALGYYFYLRSNNLSIMSRFPIGETLDGDRPFFNGGAYIRLNQQQKIAFITNWLSYPFDYWDMLEKNQPLNIDTLVAGMEKHNAAQLKATLKVIRPYIDNAETVPVIFCGDLNSGSHLDWVESTRSLNHGYVVPFPQSRLMLEAGFTDSYRKIHPDPLKDRGITWSPQFPQAFKDRIDYIYYKGKLRPVKSFTITSHPVRYPSDHAALVTVFSVE, encoded by the coding sequence ATGAAAAATGTATTATTAACCATCGCAATTTCTCTTGCGGCGTTAACCCTTTCCGGGCAAACACCTGCCTATCAACAGCCCTTCAATCAGGACACCGCATGGCAGACATGCCCGGGTGTGAGCGGTACCGCTCTTAACCTCGGCAGCAGCGTGGCAGTGCGAAAGCCGGTAATGTTGCCGGCTGTATTACAACAATATGAAGGCTCCTATACGGTGCAATGTTGGACCAAAGCGGCAGCAGACAACGAAAGTTATGTCCTGCTTTCCACCACTACATCTGATGATCCTAAGCAGACCGGCTGGAAAATAGGTGTACAGGCCAATGGCGCCTGGTATTGGGAAATCAGGAACGGTAACACGGGCTACACTTACTATCCCACGCCACAGCGGCAAAGTGTCCGTGATGGCAGATGGCATCAGTTGACCTATAGTTTTGATGCCGCTAAACAGGAGGCCGCCTTTTATCTGGATGGCCGGCAAATGGCGATTTATCATATACCGGGCATCCCTGCGGCTAATTCTCCGGGGCCGCTTTATGCGGGCGGCATTCCAGGTGGTGACATCGCTGAGTGGAATACCTTTAATGGCGCACTGGACGAACTGTTGATATACAAAACCGTGCTTTCTCCGCAACAGGTCCGGAGTTCCTATGCGCGCTATTTCACTCCACAGCCGGAGATGACATTACAACCAGGAAAACAGCTCACCGTTATGAACTACAACATCTGGCATGGCGGCAATGAAACCGGTAAAGGCACAGGACCACAACGGATAACGGATATCATCCGCCAGTCGGGGGCAGATATTGTATCCATGCAGGAAACCTATGGCTCCGGAGAAAAAATTGCAGACGCGCTGGGTTATTATTTTTATCTGCGTAGCAATAACCTCAGTATCATGAGCCGTTTCCCCATCGGAGAAACGTTGGATGGTGATAGACCTTTCTTTAACGGTGGCGCCTATATCCGTTTAAATCAACAGCAAAAAATCGCTTTTATCACCAACTGGCTCAGTTACCCATTCGACTACTGGGATATGCTGGAGAAAAACCAGCCTCTTAACATAGACACCCTGGTGGCTGGCATGGAAAAACACAATGCCGCCCAGCTGAAAGCCACACTAAAGGTGATCAGACCCTATATCGATAATGCTGAAACAGTGCCGGTCATTTTCTGCGGAGATCTTAACAGTGGTTCCCATCTGGACTGGGTAGAGAGTACCCGTTCTCTCAATCATGGTTATGTGGTCCCTTTCCCGCAAAGCCGGCTTATGCTCGAAGCTGGTTTCACTGACAGCTACAGAAAGATACACCCCGACCCGCTGAAAGACAGAGGCATTACCTGGAGCCCGCAGTTCCCGCAAGCCTTTAAAGATCGCATTGATTATATTTATTATAAAGGAAAACTACGTCCGGTAAAATCATTCACCATTACCAGCCATCCGGTTCGGTATCCCTCGGATCATGCTGCGTTGGTGACCGTTTTTAGTGTGGAATAG
- a CDS encoding glycoside hydrolase 5 family protein: protein MRYPILFIALMFILSGHVYGQAAWSAEKANAWYQQQGWLRGANFIPSSAVNQLEMWQEATFDPQTIDRELGYAQATGFNIMRVYLHHVAWQQDRAGFKKRLQQYLDLAQKHQIKTMFVFFDDCWRDSYQAGPQPQPIPGVHNSGWLKDPGGLIDRDSTLMDTLSIYVKDIIRTFKDDDRVAIWDLYNEPGHFKHGAKSWPLLKNVVAWARAEAPKQPITIGIWNKEFTDFNQYQLENSDIITFHNYRDSASMREAIDTLLTYNRPLICSEYMKRPNNSTFATHLPMMKAANVGAINWGLVAGKSQTNYPQGNKGGEPEPAIWYHDIFRTDGTPFDKEETDFIRKITSR from the coding sequence ATGAGGTATCCTATCCTGTTTATTGCGCTTATGTTTATATTGTCCGGCCACGTTTACGGCCAGGCTGCCTGGTCAGCTGAAAAGGCCAATGCCTGGTATCAGCAGCAGGGATGGCTCAGAGGGGCCAACTTTATCCCTTCTAGCGCCGTCAACCAGCTGGAAATGTGGCAGGAAGCTACCTTCGATCCACAGACTATTGACCGGGAGCTGGGTTATGCACAGGCCACCGGTTTTAACATCATGCGTGTTTATCTACATCACGTAGCGTGGCAGCAAGACAGAGCAGGTTTCAAAAAAAGATTACAACAATACCTTGACCTGGCACAAAAACATCAGATCAAAACCATGTTCGTTTTTTTTGATGACTGCTGGAGAGATAGTTACCAGGCGGGCCCTCAGCCACAGCCCATTCCCGGCGTACATAACAGCGGATGGCTGAAAGACCCGGGTGGTCTGATCGACCGCGACAGTACCCTCATGGATACACTGAGTATTTATGTAAAGGATATCATCCGGACTTTTAAAGATGATGACCGGGTAGCTATCTGGGATTTGTATAATGAACCGGGGCATTTTAAACATGGCGCCAAAAGCTGGCCCCTGCTGAAAAATGTAGTAGCCTGGGCCAGAGCAGAAGCACCAAAGCAGCCTATTACCATCGGTATCTGGAACAAGGAATTCACAGACTTCAACCAATACCAGCTAGAGAACTCAGACATCATCACTTTTCATAATTACCGGGACAGCGCCTCCATGCGGGAAGCTATCGATACACTCCTGACTTACAACAGACCGCTGATCTGCTCTGAATATATGAAACGGCCCAACAACAGCACTTTCGCTACCCATCTGCCCATGATGAAAGCAGCCAACGTAGGAGCCATCAACTGGGGGCTGGTAGCCGGCAAAAGCCAGACCAACTACCCCCAGGGAAATAAAGGTGGAGAACCCGAACCTGCAATCTGGTACCATGATATCTTCCGGACAGACGGTACCCCGTTTGATAAGGAGGAAACAGACTTCATCCGGAAGATCACCAGCCGTTGA
- a CDS encoding lanthionine synthetase LanC family protein gives MTTHAVLARIYNDNLRLLETKAYDPYYAESLFKGPWGALFYLFYYERYIDNREQHAVKWLQTLYNTLQPQPTADYSYCSGPTGVFWLLHHLHHHQFIDIDIEWLASDFIANAIRESDQHLSQHNFDLLHGSAGICHYLLAYHQQKAVRAHLEKFADTLLTASRMTDKGRSLPVFVMFETPVETGVDTFSLAHGTCSLLILLGKMYQADIASNTCKQLITECISFMWNHQNERRPEVPHALFPGILDGQQPFSRLSWCYGDFNVALALWHCGHYLQEDQWKQQALDVMRYSLNRNTDATAGIVDACLCHGSAGVAAFYRKFWYATQEPAFYAAAEHWHNNTLEKVLFSEEPHIHGIRGWEGIDKQWEYCWDLLDGSSGIGLSLLSHIQPGPLPWDEALLLS, from the coding sequence ATGACAACCCACGCTGTGCTGGCCCGTATCTACAACGATAATCTACGGCTGCTGGAAACAAAGGCCTATGACCCCTATTATGCCGAAAGTTTGTTTAAAGGTCCCTGGGGCGCACTGTTTTATCTGTTTTATTACGAACGATATATTGACAATCGTGAACAGCATGCCGTGAAATGGCTGCAAACACTATACAATACGTTACAACCGCAACCAACGGCAGACTACTCCTACTGCAGCGGCCCTACCGGCGTGTTCTGGTTATTACATCATCTTCACCATCACCAGTTTATTGATATAGATATTGAATGGCTCGCATCAGACTTTATCGCCAACGCTATCCGCGAAAGTGATCAGCATCTCTCCCAGCACAACTTTGATCTGCTGCATGGAAGTGCCGGCATCTGTCATTACCTGCTGGCTTATCATCAGCAGAAAGCCGTTCGTGCACACCTGGAAAAATTTGCAGACACCCTGCTCACCGCAAGCCGGATGACAGATAAAGGCCGTAGTCTGCCGGTTTTTGTAATGTTTGAAACACCGGTGGAAACTGGTGTGGATACTTTCAGCCTGGCACATGGCACCTGCAGTTTATTGATCCTGCTGGGAAAGATGTATCAAGCAGATATTGCCTCCAACACCTGCAAACAGCTGATAACAGAATGTATCTCTTTTATGTGGAACCATCAGAACGAGCGCCGGCCGGAAGTTCCGCATGCCCTCTTTCCCGGTATCCTAGACGGACAACAGCCGTTTAGCCGGCTGTCGTGGTGTTACGGCGATTTTAATGTGGCGCTGGCCTTATGGCACTGCGGACATTACCTCCAGGAAGATCAATGGAAACAGCAGGCGCTGGACGTGATGCGTTATTCCCTCAACAGAAACACTGATGCTACCGCCGGTATTGTGGATGCCTGTCTCTGTCATGGCTCCGCAGGCGTCGCTGCCTTCTACCGTAAGTTCTGGTATGCTACCCAGGAACCCGCTTTTTACGCAGCAGCAGAACATTGGCATAACAATACACTGGAGAAAGTGCTTTTCTCCGAAGAGCCACATATTCACGGCATCCGTGGTTGGGAAGGAATAGACAAACAGTGGGAATACTGCTGGGACCTGCTGGATGGCAGCAGTGGCATAGGCCTCTCCCTGTTGTCACATATCCAACCCGGGCCACTGCCCTGGGATGAAGCCCTGTTGCTGTCTTGA